In the Juglans microcarpa x Juglans regia isolate MS1-56 chromosome 6D, Jm3101_v1.0, whole genome shotgun sequence genome, one interval contains:
- the LOC121234515 gene encoding NAP1-related protein 2: MGADKGKKLKVAEKDEEDNNSEAIDEKLVLSIEKLQEIQDELEKINEEASDKVLEVEQKYNEIRKPVYDKRNDIIKAIPDFWLTAFLSHPALSELLSEEDQKIFKYLSSLEVEDFKDVKSGYSITLHFNPNPYFEDTKLTKTFTYADDDGTTKITATSIKWKEGMGIPNGVNYEKKGSKRPASDESFFSWFTDLQEKDHLDDIHDEIAEIIKEDLWPNPLTYFNNDADEEDFDEEGAGEEGKDGDDSEEDEDDQEDDDDDEDDEDGGEDDGK, encoded by the exons ATGGGGGCTGACAAGGGAAAGAAGCTGAAGGTAGCGGAGAAAGACGAGGAGGATAACAACTCGGAGGCCATCGATGAGAAACTTGTCCTCTCCATCGAGAAGCTGCAGGAGATACAAGACGAGCTCGAAAAG ATAAATGAGGAGGCCAGTGATAAGGTCCTGGAAGTGGAGCAGAAGTATAATGAGATACGCAAGCCCGTTTACGATAAGcgaaatgatattattaaagCCATTCCTGACTTCTGGTTGACTGCT TTTTTGAGTCATCCTGCTCTAAGCGAGCTTTTGAGTGAAGAGGATCAAAAG ATATTCAAGTATTTAAGCTCTCTGGAAGTAGAGGATTTCAAAGATGTCAAATCGGGTTACTCTATCACATTG CACTTTAACCCAAACCCTTATTTTGAAGATACAAAGCTTACAAAGACGTTCACTTATGCTGACGATGATGGAACAACAAAAATTACTGCGACATCAATAAAATGGAAAGAGGGCATG GGCATACCAAATGGGGTTAACTATGAGAAGAAAGGGAGCAAGCGGCCTGCTAGCGATGAAAG CTTCTTTAGCTGGTTTACCGATCTTCAAGAGAAAGATCACTTGGATGACATTCATGATGAG ATTGCAGAAATCATCAAGGAGGATTTATGGCCAAATCCACTCACATACTTCAATAAT GATGCGGATGAGGAAGACTTTGATGAGGAAGGGGCCGGAGAAGAG GGAAAGGATGGTGATGACTCtgaagaggatgaggatgaccaagaagatgatgatgacgacgaaGACGACGAAGATGGTGGTGAGGATGATGGCAAGTGA
- the LOC121234516 gene encoding uncharacterized protein LOC121234516, with protein sequence MKPKILSWNVRGLNDSNKCLRIKSLLRMWKVDIVCLQETKLRIIDQRLIRSLWGCSYVGWSYLASEGASDGVLLMWDKRVVEEVEECVGTFSVACLFKNVVDGWEWAYAGIYGPNLDRERRRLWEELARVYYLWDVPWCMGRDFNITRFPSERSGNTRHTIAMEEFSEFMFDLDPMDLPLAGGEFTWSNSREWSRLDRFLVSPSWEAHYSELYQKRMARYCSDHFAIMLDCGGINRGRQYFKFENMWLAVDGFVEKVRT encoded by the coding sequence ATGAAACCTAAGATCCTCTCATGGAATGTGCGGGGGCTTAATGATAGCAACAAGTGCCTTCGCATAAAATCCTTGTTGCGAATGTGGAAGGTGGATATAGTGTgtcttcaagaaacaaagttaaGGATCATTGATCAAAGACTTATCCGTAGTTTATGGGGTTGTTCTTATGTGGGCTGGTCATACTTGGCGTCAGAAGGAGCATCGGATGGGGTGCTtttgatgtgggataaaagagttgtggaggaggtggaggagtGTGTTGGGACTTTTTCGGTGGCTTGTTTATTCAAAAATGTAGTAGATGGGTGGGAATGGGCATATGCAGGCATTTATGGGCCAAACCTAGATAGAGAAAGGAGAAGGCTATGGGAGGAGTTGGCGAGGGTATATTATCTatgggatgtgccgtggtgtatgggCAGAGATTTCAATATCACTCGTTTTCCAAGCGAGCGATCAGGGAATACTCGCCACACAATAGCCATGGAGGAGTTTTCCGAGTTCATGTTTGATTTGGATCCAATGGATCTTCCACTTGCTGGGGGTGAGTTCACATGGTCTAACAGTAGGGAGTGGTCAAGATTGGATAGGTTTCTCGTCTCTCCTTCTTGGGAAGCCCATTATTCGGAGTTGTATCAAAAGAGGATGGCCCGGTATTGCTCGGATCATTTTGCTATTATGttagattgtggaggcattAATAGGGGTCGTCAGTATTTCAAGttcgaaaatatgtggttagcaGTGGATGGTTTTGTTGAGAAAGTCCGTACCTag
- the LOC121268857 gene encoding LOW QUALITY PROTEIN: protein PHYTOCHROME KINASE SUBSTRATE 3-like (The sequence of the model RefSeq protein was modified relative to this genomic sequence to represent the inferred CDS: deleted 1 base in 1 codon) has protein sequence MDTEKNSTKLSNAAVSSYFSTAEEGSILKVAKLVQHLPPGVASTRTTPSSTCLDRGKTTEGEISVFRAERYFSMGLDDDSSKSIDTHGLKKDSRFDLNYREPKSRPGTPSIISEASWNSQAAFLPNLHRQPSQNTEKKVNGKIHFSGFVCSRSCSDKKSLNTRKHEGTHGKEVRKKAIQVDHNQFQPRSQVMDELHGPKFERSNREKSFSFPTISPGLQNLAANSQLKVEKVKEEEPRKSLEVFGSYMMKKGDIAMNLERKLSILTWDAIPKAQNVSTISGTEGMQEDVGSDASSDLFEIENLSCSEKPPQFTRQESDGMSSCLTSITKYEPSDASIEWSVVTASAAGFSAGTGFDEKKLEESNKIPGVVKTKSIIGKDSPKSRPSGLLGCKSLKAVNVAETAHRQNEKAKSDSVQQ, from the exons ATGGACACTGAGAAGAACAGCACCAAACTCAGCAATGCTGCGGTTTCTTCATACTTCAGCACAGCAGAAGAGGGCTCTATACTTAAGGTTGCCAAGTTAGTTCAGCATCTTCCTCCTGGCGTCGCTTCAACCCGAACCACTCCCTCTTCGACATGCCTAGACAGAGGCAAAACTACAGAGGGTGAAATCAGTGTCTTTCGTGCTGAAAGATACTTCAGCATGGGGCTGGATGACGACAGTTCTAAAAGTATTGACACGCATGGGCTCAAGAAAGATTCCCGATTTGATCTGAACTATAGAGAACCAAAGAGCAGGCCAGGAACTCCTAGCATAATTTCTGAAGCAAGTTGGAATAGCCAAGCCGCTTTTTTACCAAATTTACACAGGCAACCATCCCAAAATACTGAAAAGAAGGTAAATGGAAAGATACATTTCTCTGGTTTTGTCTGCAGCAGATCTTGTTCAGATAAGAAATCGCTTAATACCCGTAAGCATGAAGGAACTCATGGAAAAGAGGTCAGGAAAAAGGCAATTCAAGTTGATCACAACCAGTTCCAACCCCGATCTCAGGTAATGGATGAGCTTCATGGCCCAAAGTTCGAGAGGTCAAACAGAGAAAAGAGTTTTTCATTTCCAACTATAAGTCCCGGGTTGCAAAATCTGGCAGCTAATTCCCAGTTGAAAGTGGAGAAGgtcaaagaagaagaaccacGAAAATCTCTCGAGGTGTTTGGATCCTATATGATGAAGAAAGGCGACATTGCAATGAACTTAGAGAGGAAACTCTCCATCCTCACTTGGGATGCCATTCCAAAAGCCCAAAACGTTTCCACTATTTCTGGAACTGAAGGCATGCAAGAAGATGTGGGGAGTGATGCTAGTTCGGATTTGTTTGAGATAGAGAACCTATCCTGCAGTGAAAAGCCGCCGCAGTTCACGAGGCAAGAGTCTGATGGCATGTCCAGCTGTTTGACCTCCATTACCAAGTATGAGCCAAGTGACGCAAGCATTGAGTGGAGTGTTGTCACAGCCAGTGCTGCCGGTTTCTCAGCCGGTACTGGCTTTGATGAAAAGAAACTGGAAGAAAGTAATAAGATTCCTGGTGTGGTCAAAACCAAATCCATAATTGGCAAGGATTCGCCAAAAAGCCGTCCAAGTGGACTACTTGGCTGTAAGAGTCTCAAGGCAGTGAATGTTGCTGAAACTGCACACAGA CAAAATGAGAAGGCAAAATCTGACTCCGTACAGCAGTAA
- the LOC121234608 gene encoding probable methyltransferase PMT2 produces MATKGNSGDNRNRSSMSIFIVVGLCGFFYILGAWQRSGFGKGDSIAVEITKQTDCSILSNLNYETHHGGDAGTIDESEAEVNEFKPCDDRYIDYTPCQDQMRAMTFPRENMIYRERHCPPENEKLHCLIPARKGYVTPFPWPQSRDYVPYANAPYKSLTVEKAIQNWIQYEGNVFRFPGGGTQFPHGADAYINELASVIPLDNGMVRTALDTGCGVASWGAYLFKKNVIAMSFAPRDSHEAQVQFALERGVPAVIGVLGTIKLPYPSRAFDMAHCSRCLIPWGANGGMYMMEVDRVLRPGGYWVLSGPPINWKNNYQAWQRPKEELQEEQRNIEEIAKLLCWEKKHEKGDIAIWRKRISYDYCRDQDSQPAMCESENADGVWYKKMEACVTPYPETTNPDEVADGAWKPFPERLNAVPFRISSGSIPGISVGAYQEDNRSWKKHVNAYKRINKIIDSGRYRNIMDMNAGLGSFAAALESPKLWVMNVMPTIAEKDTLGVIFDRGLIGIYHDWCESFSTYPRTYDLIHANGIFSLYKDKCNAEDILLEMDRILRPEGAVIFRDQMDVLIKVKRIVKGMRWNTKMVDHEDGPLVQEKILFAVKQYWVAGENNSTSSR; encoded by the exons ATGGCGACAAAGGGGAACTCGGGAGACAATAGAAATAGGAGTTCAATGTCAATTTTCATTGTTGTTGGTCTGTGTGGTTTCTTCTATATACTGGGTGCATGGCAGCGAAGTGGTTTTGGCAAGGGAGACAGCATAGCTGTGGAGATTACCAAACAGACAGATTGCAGTATCCTCTCGAACCTAAATTATGAGACCCATCATGGTGGAGATGCTGGGACAATTGATGAATCTGAAGCAGAAGTTAATGAGTTCAAGCCATGTGATGATCGCTACATTGATTACACACCCTGTCAAGATCAAATGCGGGCTATGACATTTCCACGAGAAAACATGATCTATAGGGAACGGCATTGCCCTCCTGAGAATGAGAAACTGCACTGCCTTATTCCTGCACGCAAAGGATATGTGACCCCATTTCCATGGCCCCAGAGTCGCGACTATGTGCCTTATGCAAATGCACCTTATAAGAGCTTGACAGTTGAGAAGGCTATTCAGAACTGGATTCAATATGAGGGCAATGTTTTTAGATTCCCTGGTGGAGGCACACAGTTTCCTCATGGAGCGGATGCATATATTAACGAACTCGCATCTGTGATTCCACTAGACAACGGGATGGTTAGAACTGCTTTGGATACAGGCTGTGGG GTTGCAAGTTGGGGTGCATACCtgttcaagaaaaatgttattgcCATGTCATTTGCACCAAGGGACTCTCATGAAGCACAAGTTCAATTTGCTTTGGAAAGAGGTGTTCCGGCTGTTATTGGTGTTCTTGGAACCATAAAGCTGCCATATCCTTCCAGAGCCTTTGACATGGCACACTGTTCCCGTTGCTTGATTCCATGGGGTGCAAATG GTGGAATGTACATGATGGAAGTTGACCGAGTCCTTAGACCCGGTGGTTACTGGGTGCTTTCTGGTCCACCCATCAACTGGAAGAATAATTACCAAGCATGGCAACGTCCCAAAGAAGAACTTCAGGAGGAACAAAGAAACATTGAAGAGATTGCCAAACTTCTTTGTTGGGAAAAGAAGCATGAGAAGGGTGATATTGCTATTTGGAGGAAAAGAATAAGTTATGACTATTGCCGTGATCAAGATTCTCAACCTGCAATGTGTGAATCTGAAAATGCTGATGGTGTTTG GTACAAAAAGATGGAAGCATGTGTAACTCCGTATCCCGAGACTACTAATCCTGATGAAGTTGCTGACGGAGCATGGAAGCCATTTCCAGAGAGACTCAATGCTGTTCCTTTCAGAATATCTAGTGGATCCATTCCTGGAATATCTGTTGGGGCATACCAGGAGGACAACCGCTCATGGAAGAAGCATGTGAATGCTTATAAGAGGATCAACAAGATCATTGATTCTGGCAGATATCGCAATATTATGGATATGAATGCTGGTCTAGGAAGTTTTGCTGCTGCTCTTGAATCTCCAAAGTTGTGGGTTATGAATGTTATGCCTACAATAGCTGAGAAGGACACACTGGGTGTCATATTTGATCGTGGATTGATCGGCATATATCATGATTG GTGTGAATCCTTCTCCACGTATCCTAGGACGTACGACCTTATTCATGCAAATGGTATTTTCAGCTTATACAAGGATAA GTGCAATGCGGAAGACATTCTTCTGGAGATGGATCGTATCCTACGGCCTGAAGGGGCTGTTATATTCCGTGACCAAATGGATGTGCTAATCAAGGTTAAAAGAATTGTGAAAGGAATGAGGTGGAATACAAAAATGGTAGATCATGAGGATGGCCCTCTTGTCCAAGAAAAGATATTGTTTGCTGTCAAACAGTATTGGGTTGCAGGTGAAAACAACTCCACATCTTCACGGTGA